The following are from one region of the Candidatus Polarisedimenticolaceae bacterium genome:
- a CDS encoding biopolymer transporter ExbD gives MQSVKVESVNSAINVTPLVDVMLVMLIIFMVVTPMLTKGPPVQVPKASNPPTKPEEKTQILISVSKDKQIFVDKEPLASPQAFADRLTEEYQRNKNASIVIKGDARLEYGEVKKAMLKVKETGFEQVGLITLKQE, from the coding sequence GTGCAAAGCGTTAAGGTCGAAAGCGTCAACTCGGCGATCAACGTCACGCCGCTCGTCGACGTGATGCTGGTGATGCTGATCATCTTCATGGTCGTGACGCCCATGCTCACGAAGGGCCCGCCCGTGCAGGTGCCCAAGGCGTCGAATCCTCCGACGAAGCCCGAGGAGAAGACCCAGATCCTCATCTCGGTCTCGAAGGACAAGCAGATCTTCGTCGACAAGGAGCCGCTGGCGAGCCCGCAGGCGTTCGCCGACCGCCTCACCGAGGAGTATCAGCGCAACAAGAACGCCTCGATCGTGATCAAGGGCGACGCGCGGCTGGAGTACGGCGAGGTCAAGAAGGCGATGCTCAAGGTGAAGGAGACCGGATTCGAGCAGGTCGGTCTCATCACGTTGAAGCAAGAGTAG
- a CDS encoding biopolymer transporter ExbD — MAMTAGGGGGLNADINVTPLIDVLLVLLIIFMAVVPLSQRGYDIEIPKESTEPVVPNADNPPVILAINAEACPSIATVLNSKDLPPGCRVYLNKEEVDVSQLPTRITETFKNRKQIDKILFLAAEEKLNYEAVIRIVDMAKKGDENLKIGIVSDERLARPMSLPQ; from the coding sequence ATGGCCATGACAGCCGGCGGCGGGGGCGGACTCAACGCCGACATCAACGTCACGCCGCTCATCGACGTCCTGCTCGTGCTCCTGATCATCTTCATGGCGGTCGTCCCGCTCTCGCAGCGCGGCTACGACATCGAGATCCCGAAGGAATCGACGGAGCCCGTCGTTCCGAACGCCGACAATCCGCCCGTCATCCTCGCCATCAACGCCGAGGCCTGCCCCTCGATCGCGACCGTCCTGAACTCCAAGGATTTGCCCCCCGGGTGCCGCGTTTACCTCAACAAGGAAGAAGTCGACGTCTCGCAGCTCCCGACCCGCATCACCGAGACGTTCAAGAACCGGAAGCAGATCGACAAGATCCTCTTCCTCGCCGCCGAGGAGAAGCTGAACTACGAGGCCGTCATCCGCATCGTGGACATGGCCAAGAAGGGCGACGAGAATCTCAAGATCGGGATCGTGAGCGACGAGCGCCTCGCGCGTCCGATGTCGCTGCCGCAGTAG